In Caldisericota bacterium, a single genomic region encodes these proteins:
- a CDS encoding DUF3854 domain-containing protein encodes MKEIKRVEVPGNTSTATNQLNPTPQSEESQTKFKTPKGIVAEDLRKSGLNWKDVELLGWSIVKNKQELKEIIGSVRQDLIQATQAILKIPYPDADFARVKLYPAIKDCKYLQPKGVSPKPYILAEIAELKNKAHKPIIFTEGEKKTLCLFKNNYNAIGLPGVWAFKNQKQDEPFLKE; translated from the coding sequence ATGAAAGAAATAAAAAGGGTGGAGGTACCGGGAAATACCTCCACCGCAACCAACCAATTAAATCCTACACCGCAATCAGAAGAAAGTCAAACAAAATTTAAAACTCCAAAGGGTATTGTTGCAGAAGATTTAAGGAAGTCAGGATTAAACTGGAAAGATGTAGAGCTTTTAGGCTGGAGTATTGTAAAAAATAAACAGGAGCTAAAAGAAATTATTGGCTCTGTCAGGCAGGATTTAATACAAGCTACACAAGCTATTTTAAAAATTCCTTATCCAGATGCTGACTTTGCAAGAGTAAAACTATATCCAGCCATAAAGGATTGTAAATATCTACAACCGAAAGGAGTTTCACCCAAGCCATATATCCTTGCAGAGATAGCAGAGCTGAAAAACAAAGCACACAAACCTATTATCTTTACAGAAGGCGAAAAAAAGACACTGTGCTTGTTTAAGAATAATTACAATGCAATAGGCTTGCCGGGGGTGTGGGCATTTAAGAACCAGAAGCAAGATGAACCTTTCTTAAAAGAATT